One region of Juglans regia cultivar Chandler chromosome 4, Walnut 2.0, whole genome shotgun sequence genomic DNA includes:
- the LOC109004731 gene encoding putative NAC domain-containing protein 94, which yields MVLLLVQKEEIVVRWNMEMEAQKNMSIADHLLVDGKNDGGFLPGFRFHPTDEELVGFYLRRKVEMKLINLDLIKQIDIYNHDPWDLPKVGSCANGDQKEIYFFCRRGRKYKNSIRPNRVTRSGFWKATGIDKPIYSHVEGSAQECIGLKKSLVYYRGRAGKGGTKTDWMMHEFRLAASQSTNLINNPKNSTQEAEVWTLCRILKRDVSNKKYASEWQKNNSKRNLAGYSSSITCSSDQSNNITDEYNSTFGALAAEIGNEGRPMISSSSITDHPMDEKNNMLLARQRILTGQVPYNMASSCLSDANPNDEDRHEISCKEGNWDELMSVVEFAINPSLLYCLK from the exons ATGGTTCTATTGTTGGTTCAAAAGGAggaaatagtagtgagatggaATATGGAAATGGAGGCCCAAAAAAATATGAGTATTGCTGATCATCTATTAGTTGATGGCAAGAACGATGGAGGGTTTCTTCCTGGGTTTCGATTCCATCCTACAGATGAAGAGCTTGTTGGGTTTTATCTTCGAAGGAAGGTGGAGATGAAGCTTATTAATCTTGACCTTATCAAACAAATTGATATATACAATCATGACCCCTGGGATCttccaa AAGTTGGTAGCTGTGCTAATGGAGATCAGAAAGAGATCTACTTCTTCtgcagaagaggaagaaagtaCAAGAACAGCATAAGACCCAACAGGGTGACAAGATCTGGATTTTGGAAAGCCACAGGAATCGACAAGCCAATATATTCTCATGTTGAAGGAAGTGCTCAGGAATGCATTGGTCTGAAGAAGTCATTGGTTTATTACAGAGGAAGGGCTGGAAAAGGTGGCACTAAAACTGATTGGATGATGCATGAGTTCCGTCTCGCAGCCAGCCAAAGCACCAACCTTATAAATAACCCAAAAAACTCTACCCAAGAAGCT GAAGTTTGGACACTTTGTCGGATTTTGAAGCGAGATGTTTCTAACAAAAAGTATGCTTCAGAGTGGCAAAAGAACAACTCTAAACGAAATCTGGCCGGTTATTCGAGCTCAATAACATGCAGTTCTGATCAGTCCAACAACATCACAGACGAGTATAATTCGACCTTTGGAGCTTTGGCTGCTGAGATTGGAAATGAGGGGAGACCTATGATCAGTAGTAGTAGTATTACTGATCATCCTATGGACGAAAAGAACAATATGTTATTGGCACGACAGCGGATCTTGACAGGTCAGGTTCCGTATAATATGGCCTCATCATGTTTAAGCGACGCGAACCCAAACGATGAAGATCGTCACGAAATATCATGTAAAGAAGGAAACTGGGATGAGCTGATGTCAGTGGTTGAGTTTGCTATTAACCCATCACTGCTATACTGTCTTAAGTAG